In Cyanobium sp. AMD-g, one genomic interval encodes:
- a CDS encoding archaeosortase/exosortase family protein gives MASTNSKLQIQTSLVFAITRANKFLRHISNRRSLYLVLAAILFCWNSSILWFTHQTLDLQIFNLLLWLGVFITLEDQLHNLWPKPSPASFIFGSLVLAFLLSLSPWLINEQDGYIKYLIFPVILVALALLSRPAGNWQLFKKPLLISLLLPLSGAIEILTSPILNRLTALLTWVFLYGLGFQSSLSGKQILLSSGGVTVETPCNGVEQLVFSMSMIVIFHFVFPLDNRSNLLKALIGAILTAVLINVLRITLLAYLTTWPNKSGIPAFDFFHGTGGLLFSLVAAFLAGWIYLTLLDRELAA, from the coding sequence ATGGCATCTACAAACTCTAAGCTCCAAATTCAAACTAGCTTAGTATTTGCCATCACGAGGGCAAACAAATTTCTGCGGCATATCAGCAACCGCAGATCTCTTTACCTCGTTCTTGCTGCCATCCTTTTTTGCTGGAATTCCAGCATTCTATGGTTTACTCATCAAACTCTAGACTTGCAGATTTTCAATCTTCTCCTTTGGCTGGGTGTTTTCATCACATTAGAAGATCAATTACACAACCTATGGCCGAAACCCAGCCCGGCCAGTTTTATTTTCGGATCTCTTGTTCTGGCTTTTCTATTGAGCCTTTCACCCTGGCTCATTAATGAGCAGGATGGCTATATCAAATATCTAATTTTCCCAGTAATCTTGGTTGCATTGGCTTTGCTAAGCCGCCCTGCAGGGAACTGGCAACTGTTTAAAAAACCTCTGCTTATCTCCCTCCTGCTCCCACTAAGCGGAGCAATCGAAATTCTAACGTCACCTATCTTAAACCGGCTCACTGCCCTACTCACTTGGGTATTTCTTTATGGTCTCGGATTCCAGAGCAGCCTAAGCGGCAAACAGATATTACTCAGCTCGGGCGGCGTGACTGTAGAAACCCCTTGCAATGGAGTTGAGCAGCTGGTCTTTTCGATGAGTATGATAGTGATCTTTCATTTTGTTTTCCCGCTGGATAATCGATCCAATCTTCTTAAGGCACTAATTGGAGCCATCCTCACTGCAGTTTTAATTAATGTCCTCCGAATTACCCTGTTGGCCTACTTAACTACCTGGCCAAACAAAAGTGGAATTCCAGCTTTTGACTTCTTTCATGGCACCGGAGGGCTGCTGTTTTCCCTAGTAGCTGCCTTTCTGGCGGGCTGGATTTACTTGACACTGCTCGATCGGGAACTTGCCGCATGA
- a CDS encoding PIN domain-containing protein, whose protein sequence is MSLGKLPLDPSRFRDQSLSAGATLLPISDAHVIETGCLPAIHADPFDRLLIAQARLEGLMAVSSDANWSRYSVVLHPA, encoded by the coding sequence ATGAGTCTTGGCAAGCTGCCGCTGGATCCATCGCGCTTTCGCGATCAGAGCCTCAGTGCCGGGGCCACCTTGCTGCCGATCAGCGACGCCCATGTGATCGAAACCGGCTGCCTTCCCGCCATCCACGCGGATCCCTTCGACCGCCTGCTGATTGCCCAGGCCCGCCTTGAAGGCCTGATGGCTGTGTCGTCAGACGCCAACTGGTCGCGCTACAGCGTGGTCCTCCATCCCGCCTGA
- a CDS encoding type II toxin-antitoxin system Phd/YefM family antitoxin yields the protein MQVNRLEAKSQLSKLVKAALAGEDVVIASHGDPQVRLVPCAQSRGLKHLGVLAGVLAHLDRPSIDGAFSPEADAEVQRLIGH from the coding sequence ATGCAGGTCAACAGGCTCGAAGCGAAAAGCCAGCTCTCGAAACTGGTCAAGGCGGCATTGGCTGGAGAGGACGTGGTCATCGCCAGCCATGGAGATCCCCAGGTGCGGCTGGTGCCCTGCGCTCAGAGCCGTGGGCTGAAGCACCTGGGAGTTCTTGCCGGAGTTCTGGCACACCTGGATCGGCCCAGCATCGATGGGGCCTTCAGCCCTGAGGCTGATGCCGAGGTGCAGCGGCTGATCGGCCACTGA
- a CDS encoding nucleotidyltransferase family protein → MVVSPSQRLFWQQRWQEAIALAQAREQAALRLAPEAAALLRASWPGLEAIWLFGSVAEGRTHSVSDIDLAVAGLPAEALLTATAELDSLAACRQDPAIPIDLVRLESLPPHWQQRIRERAIAL, encoded by the coding sequence ATGGTGGTGAGCCCTTCCCAACGCCTGTTCTGGCAGCAGCGCTGGCAGGAGGCGATCGCCTTGGCCCAGGCCCGGGAGCAGGCGGCCCTCCGACTGGCCCCTGAGGCCGCGGCTCTTTTGCGCGCGAGCTGGCCTGGCCTTGAGGCCATCTGGCTGTTCGGCTCGGTGGCCGAGGGCCGCACCCACAGCGTCTCGGACATCGACCTGGCCGTGGCCGGTCTGCCGGCGGAGGCGTTGCTCACCGCCACGGCCGAGCTCGACAGCCTGGCGGCCTGCCGCCAGGATCCGGCCATACCGATCGATCTGGTGCGCCTGGAGAGCCTGCCGCCCCACTGGCAGCAGCGCATCCGGGAGCGGGCCATCGCACTCTGA
- a CDS encoding Coq4 family protein gives MHPPPRTAAMGFRYLDRIATEDNIHAFLELADLAAGAGASANNVFLLSHRLRQSKPMQVCRALLGRNPEAVALIEQRRLSGPYDAAALKALPKGTLGHTYATVLEAMGYDINFFPKPEFYANLESDADYINYRVYATHDIHHIVSGFSLDNFGELGVISLSVAQFAHPGLAFTDLMALLLNWFRNDTPIDELETPAEQARTAGYAFGMISKGLHIGAEARPLFPVIWEERMEQNLEELRAELGIEAVTEGTCSWQANPALVAALAA, from the coding sequence GTGCACCCCCCGCCCCGCACCGCCGCCATGGGTTTCCGCTACCTCGATCGGATCGCCACCGAGGACAACATCCACGCGTTCCTGGAACTCGCCGATCTGGCCGCCGGAGCCGGAGCGTCGGCCAACAACGTCTTCCTGCTCTCCCACCGGCTGCGCCAGTCGAAGCCGATGCAGGTGTGCCGGGCGCTGCTGGGGCGGAACCCGGAGGCGGTGGCCCTGATCGAGCAGCGGCGGCTGAGCGGCCCCTATGACGCCGCCGCCCTCAAGGCCCTGCCGAAGGGCACCCTGGGCCACACCTACGCCACGGTGCTGGAGGCGATGGGGTACGACATCAACTTCTTCCCCAAACCCGAGTTCTACGCCAACCTCGAAAGCGACGCCGATTACATCAACTACCGCGTCTATGCCACCCACGACATCCACCACATCGTCAGTGGCTTCAGCCTCGACAATTTCGGCGAACTCGGTGTCATCAGCCTGAGCGTGGCCCAGTTCGCCCATCCGGGCCTGGCCTTCACCGATCTGATGGCGCTGCTGCTCAACTGGTTCCGCAACGACACGCCGATCGATGAGCTGGAAACCCCGGCCGAGCAGGCCCGCACCGCCGGTTACGCCTTCGGCATGATCAGCAAGGGTCTGCACATCGGCGCCGAGGCCCGGCCGCTGTTCCCGGTGATCTGGGAGGAGCGGATGGAGCAGAACCTGGAGGAACTGCGGGCCGAGCTGGGCATCGAGGCCGTGACGGAGGGGACCTGCAGCTGGCAGGCCAATCCCGCGCTGGTGGCGGCTCTGGCTGCATGA
- a CDS encoding 4a-hydroxytetrahydrobiopterin dehydratase yields MAAQPLTPAQIASLSKELPQWTLREGKLHRELRFADFSAAFGFMARVALAAETLGHHPEWCNVWNRVTINLTTHDTGGLSNLDLELARRIDALLKTTNC; encoded by the coding sequence ATGGCCGCCCAACCCCTGACCCCCGCCCAGATCGCCTCCCTGTCCAAGGAACTGCCGCAATGGACCCTGCGGGAGGGCAAGCTGCACCGCGAGCTGCGCTTCGCTGATTTTTCGGCCGCCTTCGGCTTCATGGCCCGGGTGGCCCTGGCGGCCGAGACGCTGGGCCACCATCCGGAGTGGTGCAACGTCTGGAACCGGGTGACGATCAACCTCACCACCCACGACACCGGCGGACTGTCGAACCTGGATCTGGAGCTGGCCCGCCGCATTGATGCGTTGCTGAAGACGACGAATTGTTGA
- a CDS encoding secondary thiamine-phosphate synthase enzyme YjbQ, with translation MLRQTLRQLEITTKGEGFDDITAAVNGLIAASGLQLGSATIASQHTSCSLTINENADPRVLVDLAAFLRALVPPEGVRPISGQGERRAWVHDDEGPDDMPAHIRTALTCTSLVLPFQSGRLVLGTWQAVYLWEHRARPHRRRLSLHLLGE, from the coding sequence ATGTTGCGCCAGACCCTCCGCCAGCTGGAGATCACCACCAAGGGCGAGGGTTTCGATGACATCACCGCGGCCGTCAATGGCCTGATCGCCGCCAGCGGGCTGCAGCTGGGCAGCGCCACCATCGCCAGCCAGCACACGTCGTGCTCGCTGACGATCAACGAAAACGCCGACCCCAGGGTGCTGGTGGATCTGGCCGCCTTTCTGCGGGCCCTGGTGCCCCCTGAGGGGGTGCGGCCGATCAGCGGCCAGGGCGAGCGGCGCGCCTGGGTGCACGACGACGAAGGCCCCGACGACATGCCCGCCCACATCCGCACCGCGCTCACCTGCACCAGCCTGGTGCTGCCGTTCCAATCGGGCCGGCTCGTACTCGGCACCTGGCAGGCGGTGTACCTGTGGGAGCACCGGGCCCGACCCCACCGGCGCCGCCTCAGCCTGCATCTGCTCGGCGAATGA
- a CDS encoding fatty acid desaturase: MDSSNLRGGWQIANTVIPYAALWWLADWSLKHAPLLLIPTMVVMVLLLARVFSLMHDCGHDSLFRSRRANQVFGFLLGVLSAIPQYPWSRGHAYHHRHNGDWEKYQGPSALVTASAFAALSPGQQRFYGVLRHPAMLFPGGFFYLVIKPRVALLLGVAGFFPHLMACLRSPEPMGLGRILSSYRSKHWYTNGEFRHLVANNIAVIGSWWLMAHWLGAGVFWSLYTPVMACAAAIFICIFFVQHNFPGSYAHATAGWSEMTGVLEGTSDLELPPIFNWFSADIGCHAIHHLSSKIPNYRLRACHGRNAHLLSGVRRLSLADIPGCFSYILWDPQACRLTTIEEQRSGLQVAVTG, translated from the coding sequence ATGGACAGCTCGAATCTGCGCGGCGGCTGGCAGATCGCCAACACCGTGATCCCCTACGCGGCCCTGTGGTGGCTCGCCGACTGGAGCCTCAAGCACGCTCCGCTGCTGCTGATCCCCACGATGGTGGTGATGGTGCTGCTGCTGGCGCGCGTCTTTTCGCTGATGCATGACTGCGGCCACGACTCCCTGTTCCGCAGCCGGCGGGCCAACCAGGTGTTCGGCTTCCTGCTTGGGGTGCTCAGCGCCATTCCCCAGTACCCCTGGTCGCGGGGCCATGCCTACCACCACCGCCACAACGGTGACTGGGAGAAGTACCAGGGACCCTCGGCCCTGGTCACCGCCAGCGCCTTTGCGGCGCTCAGCCCCGGCCAGCAGAGGTTCTATGGCGTGCTGCGCCACCCGGCGATGCTGTTCCCCGGTGGCTTCTTCTACCTGGTGATCAAGCCCCGGGTGGCCCTGCTGCTGGGCGTGGCGGGCTTCTTCCCCCACCTGATGGCCTGCCTGCGCAGCCCGGAGCCGATGGGCCTGGGCCGGATCCTGTCCAGCTACCGCTCCAAGCACTGGTACACCAACGGGGAATTCCGCCATCTGGTGGCCAACAACATCGCCGTGATCGGCTCCTGGTGGCTGATGGCCCACTGGCTCGGTGCCGGTGTGTTCTGGTCGCTCTACACCCCGGTGATGGCCTGTGCGGCGGCGATCTTCATCTGCATCTTCTTTGTGCAGCACAACTTCCCCGGCTCCTACGCCCATGCCACCGCCGGCTGGAGCGAGATGACCGGGGTGCTGGAGGGCACCAGTGATCTGGAGCTGCCGCCGATCTTCAACTGGTTCTCGGCCGACATCGGCTGCCATGCCATCCACCACCTCTCCTCGAAGATCCCCAACTACCGGCTGCGGGCCTGCCATGGGCGCAACGCCCACCTGCTGAGCGGCGTTCGGCGGCTGTCGCTGGCCGACATCCCCGGCTGCTTCAGCTACATCCTCTGGGATCCCCAGGCCTGCCGCCTGACCACGATCGAGGAGCAGCGATCCGGCCTCCAGGTGGCCGTCACCGGCTGA